The DNA region ATCTGCCAGTAATGAAACCGCAACATCATACCCTGACGCGTCTTTGAGTTTAGCCAACGCCTCCGCTGCAGCGAGTTTAACTTCTTTATTAGTATTAGCAAGTAACGGCTTTAATGACGCTACAACTTCGGTATTCCCGATTTCCCCAATTGCCTGCGCAGCCTGTACCTGAACTTTAGGATCACTATCGTTAAGCAATGCTGCCAAATTTTTAGCCGATGCCTTATCTTTAATCTGCCCTAAAGCCTGTAACGCCTGCACTTTATACCGCGTATTAGTACTCTCCAGCAGTTTAGTTAACGCAGAGACAGATTCAGTTGCTTGTAACTGCCCGAGGTTCATCGTTGCAGCAAGGACTACGCCTTCATCCTTATCCTCCAACGCTTTTGTTAAAGGTTCAACCGCGCGTTTATCCCCTATATACCCCATTGAGATCGCAACGTTTTGCCGTACCTGCGCTTCCGGGTCGGATAACAGTTTTATCAACGCATCCATAGCTTCACCTGCACGTAACAATCCCAGTGCTTCAACTGCATTACGGCGCACAAAAACGTTTTGGTCATTCAACGCGTTAATCAGATCATTAACCGCACGTTTTTCACCGAGCATCCCCAACCGTTCGGCAGCCTGTGCGCGTTTCATTGGTTCAGAATTATTTTTTAACCAACTAATCCACTCGTCATTCGTTACCGGCGTAATGGTACTCACCACCACTACTTCAGCAACCCCTGAGCTTACCGCAAGCAACAACAGGCCAAACACCAACGCAACAACTTTTTTACTCAACATAAAAACAATTCCTCCTATTTCCCTATTTACTTAAACTTACCCTATATTTTATCTTTTATTTTTATAGTAGTCAACGCGTTCACTCCGCGGTTTTTTTACCTGTTCCGGTGTAAGCTCAGCTACACCGTACTCAATATTTTTATTCCCCCCTGCCATATTACAAAGTTCTTTTATCACATGATCATTGAGTTTAATATCCACCCCGAGATCCAGCTGCACAACCTCGTCACTCTCCTCATGTACCTTAAACCCCACCCTCACAGGCCCTGGATTATTCACTACAAGCTTACGCAAACGCTCCAGAAACTTTTCTTCCTTAATCAAAATATTATCCACTGTTAACCATACGCGGTTAACATACCGTTGAACCGCATCGCCTATACAATGAATCTCATCAGCGATAATATCAATTGAATTATCTCCGCGTTGTAAAGTACCTTCAACAATAACAATAGCGTTAAGCTCTAAACATTTTATATCAACAACCCTGAAGTACCGCGGGAATACCAGTACTTCAATATCATCAGTCAAATCTTCAAGTTTAATCTTAGCCCAAGGCTCCCCCGTCGCTTTTACGTTTAACTTCATAACATTACTCACCAACCCGCCGATACGTATACGCTCAAGGAATTCGCGGTGGAAACCGTTCTTAGCTTTACCACCACCCTTCTCTTTCCCATCTATGCCATTATTATCACCCTCCGCGATCTCACCACCTATTTCCTCAACTGTCTCAGTATCAGGTTCAATTTTCTGATACTTCTTCTTTATCTCCCCGATAGTAGACTTTGCGTAACACAGAAGTTCCGCTGCGCGGGTTGCCAGTGGATGCCCGGATACATACAAACCCAGCACTTCCTTTTCATTTGACAGCAATACATGCTCCACCCATTCCGGCATCTCAGCCATTGTATCCTCGCTTTTGTAAGACAGGATATCCTCATCCCCAAACAACGACACCTGTGCCCCGGCATCCTTTTTCCGTTGAAGCCTAACCACGCGGTCAACTATAACATCCAAACTAGCATATAATTCAGACCGGTTCCTGCCAAAACAATCACACGCACCTGACTTCACTAAACTCTCAAGCATCCGGCGGTTAACCTGGCGCATATCTATACGGTACAGAAAATCATCCCAATTTTTGTACTCCCCGTTTTTTCTGCGTTCCTCAACAATTGTTTCCACTGCGCCTTCACCAACATTTTTTATTGCCAATAACCCGTACCTTATTTTATTATCCTCAACCGAAAACTGTGAATACGACTTCTGTACTGACGGAGCTAAAATTTCAAGCCCGAATAATTTTGCATCCGCCGTGTACTCCGCGATCTTATTCTCTTCACCTTCCTTGATAGCACTCCGCCCGATTTCGCTGGTTAATAACGCAGCAAAATATTCAAGTGTAAAATTAGCTTTAAGATACGCCGTCCAGTACGCAACCAGTGCATAAGCCGTAGCGTGCGACTTATTAAACCCGTACCCCGCGAAAAACTCTATTTTTTCAAACAAATCCTTCGCAAAATCGCCGGCATGCCCGTTTTTTTTACAGCCTTCAATGAACCCGTTTTTTTGTTTTGCAATCTCAACAACATTTTTTTTACCCATTGCATGACGCAGGATATCAGCCTGTGCCGCACTAAATCCTGCAAGTACCATCGATATCTGCATAACCTGTTCCTGATAAAGAATAACCCCGTACGTTTCCCTGAGTACGGGTTCCAGTTTTGGATGATAATACACAACCTTTGCGCGTTTATGCTTACGTTCAATATAATCCCGTACCATACCTGACTTCAACGGACCCGGACGAAACATAGCGTTCAGAGCGATAATATCCTCAAACTCAGTAGGTTGAAGGTCACGCAGAACATTCCGCATCCCCTGTGATTCCAACTGAAACACCCCGATGGTACGCGCAACCTTGAATAACTGAAACGTTTTTTTATCATTCAACTCAATAGCAGAAAGATCAACCTTAACCCCTCTGGTCTGTACTATAAGTTTAAGAGTATCCTGCAGAATACTCAACGTCCGTAAACCCAGGAAGTCCATCTTCAACAAGCCAAGTTTTTCAAGTAATTTATCGTAATACTGTGTGGTAACCGCATCCTTATTTGGCTGTTTTGCAAGAGGTACATAATTAACGATATCACCTTTTGAGATAACCACCCCTGCTGCGTGCACACCGACATGACGCTTAACGCCTTCAAGTTTTTGCGCGATATCCAGCATCTTACTAATCTGCGCATTATTTTCTGCAATACTACGTATATCCGCCACAGAATTCCGTGCCGCAGCAACACTCATCCCTGTAGGGAACAGTTTTGTTACAGTTTCCACATGCTCAAGCGGCACACCCAGCGCACGGCCAACATCTTTAGTAACAAGTTTTGACTGCATAGTACTGAACGTGATTATTTGAGCAACACTATCCTCGCCATATTTATTTTTAACGTAATTAATCACTTCCTCACGCCCGTGATCACTAAAATCAATATCAAGATCCGGCATTGATATACGTTCACTATTAAGAAACCGTTCAAACAAAAGGTTATACTTCAGAGGTTCAATCTCTGTGATACCCAGAAGAAAGGAAATAATAGACCCAGCCCCGGACCCGCGGCCTGGCCCCACGGGTATATCTTTGGACTTAGCATACGAAATAAAATCCCAGACGATAAGAAAATACCCGGCAAACCCCATTTTCCCTACGACACCAAGTTCATGTTCCAACCGTTTATGTACGCGGTCAAGATCACTCCCTGGAGGGTACCGTTTTGCAATACCCTGGACACACAGTTTCCGCAGATAAGCTTCCAAACTAACTTCCCCGGGAGGTAACGCGTACTCCGGCAAGTACGTATGTGTAGTATCAATCTCAACATTAACGCGTTCCGCTATTACCACCGTATTCCTTATCGCATCAGGATAATCCCTGAACGTTAACCTCATCTCCTCCGGTGTTTTATAATAAAATTGTGGTGAACTAAACCTAAACCGATCAGCATCCATCATAGTTTTTTTTGTACCGATACACAGCAACACCTCGTGTACTTCAACATCCTGTGATGACAAATAATGACAGTCGTTGGTACAGACCAAAGGAAGATTACACTTTTTCCCTAATGCCACGAGTTTGGGAAGCACAATCCTTTGTTTCTCAATCCCATGATCCATGAGTTCAACAAAATAATTTTCTTTCCCAAAAATTTCAGAGTACTCACCTGCCAGGCGTACAGCTTCAGCATCTTTCCCTTTCAACAACAAATTAGGCACTTCACCTTTTAAACACCCTGACAACGCAATAATCCCATCATGATATTTCTCTATAAGTTCACGGTCAACTCTCGGGTGGTAATAAAACCCTTCAAGAAAACCCAGGGTAACAAGTTTCATAAGGTTTTGATAACCCCTAAAATTCTGTGCGAGTAATGTCAGATGGAACGCAGTCTCGCGGTTATCAACCTCTACACGTTTCATAAACCTACTTTGCGGAGCAACGTATACCTCACATCCGATGACAGGTTTTAACCCGATTTTTTTGCAGGCAAGATAAAACTCAACCGCGCCGTACATATTACCATGATCAGTAATTGCCAGGGCTTTCATATTATTCTTTAAGACATGATGAAGCAGATCACCGGGCTCATCTTTATCATTAACAACCCTGCATGCGCCGTCCAACAACGAATACTCAGTATGATTATGCAGATGAACAAACTCTGTGTGTATTGACATACTATAAAATGGGAATCCTTAAATAAAAAAACCTATACTACTTCATTCAGATAACCAGTATTATACTAAATAAACAATGAAGCACAAAAAAAATAAAAACGGCGGTACAGGTTATCAACAAACCAGTACCACCGCTTTTTTATTGAATATACCTTAACCTACTTGATTTACGCAGCAACTTTCTGTAACGCTTCAACATGAATCGCGGGACCCATAGTTGTCGTTAAAGTAATTGACTTAATATACTGCCCTTTTGCCGCAGCGGGCCGCGCCTGTGTTATTGCTCCAATGATAGCGTTAACGTTAAGCAACAACTTATCTTTGTCAAACGACGCCTTCCCTATAGGCAAATGAACTATACCGTAACTATCCACGCGGTACTCAATCCGCCCGGCCTTAAGTTCTTTCACTGTTTTCTCAAGTTCAAACGTAACAGTCCCGGCTTTCGGGTTAGGCATCAACC from Elusimicrobiota bacterium includes:
- a CDS encoding HEAT repeat domain-containing protein, whose translation is MLSKKVVALVFGLLLLAVSSGVAEVVVVSTITPVTNDEWISWLKNNSEPMKRAQAAERLGMLGEKRAVNDLINALNDQNVFVRRNAVEALGLLRAGEAMDALIKLLSDPEAQVRQNVAISMGYIGDKRAVEPLTKALEDKDEGVVLAATMNLGQLQATESVSALTKLLESTNTRYKVQALQALGQIKDKASAKNLAALLNDSDPKVQVQAAQAIGEIGNTEVVASLKPLLANTNKEVKLAAAEALAKLKDASGYDVAVSLLADPSESIRAQAVSALGLAGNKAAITKIEPLLKDKSAYVSSVAKNSLFRLGWKEPVAAKQPVNGKPAAKTGTKTGTAVKKN
- a CDS encoding DNA polymerase III subunit alpha, with translation MSIHTEFVHLHNHTEYSLLDGACRVVNDKDEPGDLLHHVLKNNMKALAITDHGNMYGAVEFYLACKKIGLKPVIGCEVYVAPQSRFMKRVEVDNRETAFHLTLLAQNFRGYQNLMKLVTLGFLEGFYYHPRVDRELIEKYHDGIIALSGCLKGEVPNLLLKGKDAEAVRLAGEYSEIFGKENYFVELMDHGIEKQRIVLPKLVALGKKCNLPLVCTNDCHYLSSQDVEVHEVLLCIGTKKTMMDADRFRFSSPQFYYKTPEEMRLTFRDYPDAIRNTVVIAERVNVEIDTTHTYLPEYALPPGEVSLEAYLRKLCVQGIAKRYPPGSDLDRVHKRLEHELGVVGKMGFAGYFLIVWDFISYAKSKDIPVGPGRGSGAGSIISFLLGITEIEPLKYNLLFERFLNSERISMPDLDIDFSDHGREEVINYVKNKYGEDSVAQIITFSTMQSKLVTKDVGRALGVPLEHVETVTKLFPTGMSVAAARNSVADIRSIAENNAQISKMLDIAQKLEGVKRHVGVHAAGVVISKGDIVNYVPLAKQPNKDAVTTQYYDKLLEKLGLLKMDFLGLRTLSILQDTLKLIVQTRGVKVDLSAIELNDKKTFQLFKVARTIGVFQLESQGMRNVLRDLQPTEFEDIIALNAMFRPGPLKSGMVRDYIERKHKRAKVVYYHPKLEPVLRETYGVILYQEQVMQISMVLAGFSAAQADILRHAMGKKNVVEIAKQKNGFIEGCKKNGHAGDFAKDLFEKIEFFAGYGFNKSHATAYALVAYWTAYLKANFTLEYFAALLTSEIGRSAIKEGEENKIAEYTADAKLFGLEILAPSVQKSYSQFSVEDNKIRYGLLAIKNVGEGAVETIVEERRKNGEYKNWDDFLYRIDMRQVNRRMLESLVKSGACDCFGRNRSELYASLDVIVDRVVRLQRKKDAGAQVSLFGDEDILSYKSEDTMAEMPEWVEHVLLSNEKEVLGLYVSGHPLATRAAELLCYAKSTIGEIKKKYQKIEPDTETVEEIGGEIAEGDNNGIDGKEKGGGKAKNGFHREFLERIRIGGLVSNVMKLNVKATGEPWAKIKLEDLTDDIEVLVFPRYFRVVDIKCLELNAIVIVEGTLQRGDNSIDIIADEIHCIGDAVQRYVNRVWLTVDNILIKEEKFLERLRKLVVNNPGPVRVGFKVHEESDEVVQLDLGVDIKLNDHVIKELCNMAGGNKNIEYGVAELTPEQVKKPRSERVDYYKNKR